A genomic segment from Streptomyces sp. NBC_01233 encodes:
- a CDS encoding carbohydrate-binding module family 20 domain-containing protein — protein MPARAVRAATLFATTALAAATLTALGPQAAATPPGDKDVTAVLFEWKFASVAAACTNALGPAGYGYVQVSPPQEHIQGPQWWTSYQPVSYKIAGRLGDRTAFKAMVDTCHAAGVKVVADSVINHMAAGDGTGTGGSSYTKYNYPGVYSGSDLDDCRATISNYQDRANVQNCELVQLADLDTGEDYVRGRIAGYLNDLLSLGVDGFRIDAAKHMPAADLANIKSRLTNPGVYWKQEAIHGAGEAVSPSEYLGTGDVQEFRYARDLKRVFQNENLAYLKNFGEAWGHMPSGQAGVFVDNHDTERVGDTLSYKDGSAYTLAGVFMLAWPYGSPDVHSGYEWTDKDAGPPNGGAVSACYADGWKCQHAWREISSMVGFRNAARGQSVTNWWDNGGDQIAFGRGSKAYVAINHEGSALTRTFQTSLPAGDYCDVQSGRAVTVGAGGQFTATLGAGTALALHVNARTCSGTPAGPAGASFAVSATTVPGQNIYVTGDRAELGGWNTAAAPKLDAAAYPVWKLDVTLPAGTSFAYKYVRKDAAGNVTWESGANRTATVPASGKVTLTDTWRN, from the coding sequence ATGCCTGCCAGAGCCGTCAGAGCTGCAACTCTTTTCGCCACCACCGCACTTGCCGCCGCCACGCTCACGGCCCTCGGGCCGCAGGCCGCCGCCACGCCCCCCGGCGACAAGGACGTCACCGCCGTCCTCTTCGAGTGGAAGTTCGCCTCCGTGGCCGCCGCCTGCACCAACGCGCTCGGGCCCGCCGGGTACGGCTACGTGCAGGTGTCGCCTCCGCAGGAGCACATCCAGGGGCCCCAGTGGTGGACCTCGTACCAGCCCGTCAGCTACAAGATCGCCGGGCGGCTGGGCGACCGCACCGCCTTCAAGGCCATGGTCGACACCTGCCACGCCGCCGGTGTGAAGGTCGTCGCCGACTCCGTCATCAACCACATGGCCGCCGGCGACGGCACCGGGACCGGCGGGAGTTCGTACACGAAGTACAACTACCCCGGCGTCTACTCCGGTTCCGACCTGGACGACTGCCGGGCCACCATCTCGAACTACCAGGACCGTGCCAACGTCCAGAACTGCGAGCTCGTGCAGCTCGCGGACCTGGACACCGGCGAGGACTACGTGCGGGGCCGGATCGCCGGGTACCTCAACGACCTGCTCTCCCTCGGCGTCGACGGCTTCCGGATCGACGCCGCCAAGCACATGCCGGCCGCCGACCTCGCCAACATCAAGTCCCGGCTGACGAACCCCGGCGTCTACTGGAAGCAGGAGGCGATACACGGCGCCGGCGAGGCCGTCTCGCCGAGCGAGTACCTCGGCACCGGGGACGTGCAGGAGTTCCGGTACGCCCGGGACCTCAAGCGGGTCTTCCAGAACGAGAACCTCGCCTACCTGAAGAACTTCGGCGAGGCCTGGGGCCACATGCCCAGTGGCCAGGCCGGGGTCTTCGTCGACAACCACGACACCGAGCGCGTCGGCGACACCCTCAGCTACAAGGACGGTTCCGCCTACACCCTCGCCGGCGTCTTCATGCTGGCCTGGCCCTACGGCTCCCCGGACGTGCACTCCGGCTACGAGTGGACCGACAAGGACGCCGGCCCGCCGAACGGCGGTGCGGTGAGCGCCTGTTACGCCGACGGCTGGAAGTGCCAGCACGCCTGGCGGGAGATCTCCTCCATGGTCGGCTTCCGCAACGCGGCCCGCGGCCAGTCCGTCACCAACTGGTGGGACAACGGCGGCGACCAGATCGCCTTCGGGCGCGGCTCCAAGGCGTACGTCGCCATCAACCACGAGGGCTCGGCCCTCACCCGCACCTTCCAGACCTCCCTTCCCGCCGGCGACTACTGCGACGTCCAGAGCGGGCGCGCGGTCACCGTGGGCGCGGGCGGGCAGTTCACCGCCACCCTCGGCGCCGGTACCGCCCTCGCCCTGCACGTGAACGCCCGGACCTGCTCGGGCACCCCGGCCGGACCCGCCGGAGCCTCCTTCGCCGTCAGCGCCACCACCGTCCCGGGCCAGAACATCTACGTCACCGGTGACCGGGCCGAGCTCGGCGGCTGGAACACCGCCGCCGCCCCCAAGCTCGACGCGGCCGCCTACCCGGTCTGGAAGCTCGACGTCACCCTCCCGGCCGGCACGTCCTTCGCGTACAAGTACGTCCGCAAGGACGCCGCCGGCAACGTCACCTGGGAGAGCGGCGCGAACCGTACCGCCACCGTCCCCGCGAGCGGCAAGGTCACGCTGACCGACACCTGGCGCAACTGA
- a CDS encoding multicopper oxidase family protein, producing the protein MPKTPPLEKFVDPLPTPETAVPDTSAYPGADYYELTMRPGTWRFHRDLGPADVWGYWARNPDDRHQPIGMGYLGPTISVIKDQPTVVKYRNKLPTTHLFQFVIDDIRSGNPELAPIAPPPYESQPPFPDNVNVWNVVHQHGGFTPPQSDGMPLHSFSPDGIHAESYTTLDPDRVKRNEAICAYTNHERASMLWYHDHGMGMTSVNVYAGLAGLYLIRDPADERLGLPQGEFEVPLILQDRTFHPDGRLAYTMTQQEGEDTPVVNGKAYPFLAVEPRRYRLRILNASNERFWRLRFDPPRDVVLQPNLPFWLIGTDGGFRAPLQMLNFLIGPAERYDLIVDFSRLPMGSKVTLTNYHAPVHYPGVPGQGPEISEVMQFQVTKELSGADRTTPPGKLKLPAVVPNEPEPQIRRREWVVYQHKLFSTMTFNAVPFMEPSQDFIEAGSKEIWEYVNPNHDAHPMHVHLVNFQVLNRQPIDAAAYQADYEKWIDGGRKAADKPVLARYFTGPPIPPDPDEALSYKDTVKSYPETVTRIITDPWSPPMEPIASIPDSGTELPATYVHHCHLLEHEDDDLMRPFTIVDPDAPDVEPGGDGGHGGGHGH; encoded by the coding sequence GTGCCGAAGACCCCTCCGCTGGAGAAGTTCGTCGACCCGCTGCCCACGCCGGAGACGGCCGTCCCGGACACGTCCGCCTATCCGGGCGCCGACTACTACGAGCTCACGATGCGGCCGGGCACCTGGCGATTCCACCGGGACCTCGGGCCGGCGGACGTGTGGGGCTACTGGGCCAGGAACCCGGACGATCGTCACCAGCCGATCGGCATGGGCTATCTCGGGCCGACCATCAGCGTGATCAAGGACCAGCCGACGGTCGTCAAGTACCGCAACAAGCTGCCGACCACGCACCTGTTCCAGTTCGTGATCGACGACATCCGCAGCGGGAACCCCGAGCTCGCCCCGATCGCCCCGCCTCCCTACGAGAGCCAGCCGCCCTTTCCCGACAACGTCAACGTCTGGAACGTCGTGCACCAGCACGGCGGTTTCACACCACCGCAGTCCGACGGCATGCCGCTGCACTCGTTCAGCCCGGACGGCATCCACGCCGAGTCCTACACGACCCTGGATCCGGACCGCGTCAAGCGCAACGAAGCGATCTGCGCGTACACCAACCACGAGCGCGCGTCCATGCTCTGGTACCACGATCACGGCATGGGGATGACCAGCGTCAACGTCTATGCGGGCCTGGCCGGCCTGTACCTCATCCGCGACCCCGCCGACGAGCGGCTCGGGCTGCCGCAAGGCGAATTCGAGGTCCCCCTCATCCTGCAGGACCGGACCTTCCACCCGGACGGCAGACTCGCCTACACCATGACCCAGCAGGAGGGCGAGGACACCCCGGTCGTCAACGGCAAGGCGTACCCCTTCCTGGCCGTGGAGCCGCGGCGCTACCGGCTGCGCATCCTCAACGCCTCGAACGAGCGTTTCTGGCGGCTGAGGTTCGACCCTCCCCGGGACGTGGTGCTCCAGCCCAATCTTCCGTTCTGGCTGATCGGCACCGACGGCGGATTCCGCGCTCCGCTGCAGATGCTGAACTTCCTGATCGGGCCGGCCGAACGGTACGACCTGATCGTCGATTTCAGTCGGCTGCCCATGGGCTCGAAGGTCACGCTGACGAACTACCACGCGCCGGTGCACTACCCCGGCGTGCCCGGCCAGGGACCGGAGATCTCGGAGGTCATGCAGTTCCAGGTCACCAAAGAGCTGTCCGGTGCGGACAGGACCACGCCGCCCGGGAAGCTCAAGCTGCCGGCGGTCGTGCCCAACGAGCCGGAACCGCAGATCCGCCGACGCGAATGGGTCGTGTACCAGCACAAGCTCTTCAGCACCATGACGTTCAACGCGGTGCCCTTCATGGAGCCGTCCCAGGACTTCATCGAGGCGGGCTCGAAGGAGATCTGGGAGTACGTCAATCCCAACCACGACGCCCACCCCATGCACGTCCACCTCGTCAACTTCCAGGTGTTGAACCGGCAGCCGATCGACGCGGCGGCCTACCAGGCGGACTACGAGAAGTGGATCGACGGCGGCCGCAAGGCGGCGGACAAGCCGGTGCTGGCGAGGTACTTCACCGGCCCGCCGATCCCGCCGGACCCGGACGAGGCACTGTCCTACAAGGACACGGTCAAGTCCTATCCGGAGACGGTGACCAGGATCATCACCGACCCGTGGAGCCCGCCGATGGAGCCGATCGCGTCGATTCCGGACAGCGGGACGGAGCTCCCGGCGACGTACGTCCACCACTGCCACCTCCTCGAACACGAGGACGACGACCTGATGCGTCCGTTCACGATCGTCGACCCCGACGCCCCCGACGTGGAACCGGGCGGTGACGGCGGCCACGGCGGCGGCCACGGCCACTGA
- a CDS encoding LacI family DNA-binding transcriptional regulator encodes MTSPLRLTDIAAQAQVSEATVSRVLNGKAGVAAGTRHKVLAALDLLGYERPARLKRRSNGLVGLLIPELTNPIFPAFAQVIEQALAGHGYTPVLCTQTPGGATEDELVEQLEERGVTGMVFLSGLHADSHADPSRYQRLAARGVPFVLINGFNEQISAPFVSPDDRAAADMAVRHLEDLGHRRIGLAIGPTRYVPSARKEQGFLAAVPEAEAEGLIQRTLFTVEGGHAAGMALLDRGCTGIVCGSDPMALGVIRAARERGLRVPQDVSVVGFDDSPLIAFTDPPLTTVRQPVRAMATAAVGALLEAVSGTPVQRTEYVFQPELVVRGSTAQAP; translated from the coding sequence GTGACCTCCCCCCTCCGGCTCACGGACATCGCCGCGCAGGCCCAGGTCAGCGAGGCGACCGTCAGCCGCGTGCTCAACGGCAAGGCGGGCGTCGCGGCCGGCACCCGGCACAAGGTGCTGGCCGCCCTCGACCTGCTGGGCTACGAGCGGCCCGCACGGCTCAAGCGACGCAGCAACGGCCTGGTCGGGCTGCTGATCCCGGAGCTCACCAACCCGATCTTCCCGGCCTTCGCGCAGGTCATAGAGCAGGCGCTGGCCGGGCACGGATACACGCCGGTGCTGTGCACGCAGACCCCGGGCGGGGCCACCGAGGACGAGCTGGTGGAGCAGCTGGAGGAGCGCGGCGTCACGGGGATGGTCTTCCTGTCGGGCCTGCACGCGGACTCCCACGCGGACCCGTCCCGCTACCAGCGGCTCGCCGCGCGCGGGGTCCCCTTCGTACTGATCAACGGCTTCAACGAGCAGATCAGCGCGCCCTTCGTCTCCCCGGACGACCGGGCGGCGGCCGACATGGCCGTGCGGCACCTGGAGGACCTGGGCCACCGGAGGATCGGTCTGGCGATCGGCCCGACGCGGTACGTGCCGTCGGCGCGCAAGGAGCAGGGGTTCCTGGCCGCCGTGCCGGAGGCCGAGGCGGAAGGCCTGATCCAGCGCACCCTGTTCACGGTGGAGGGCGGCCACGCGGCGGGCATGGCCCTGCTGGACCGCGGCTGCACGGGCATCGTGTGCGGCAGCGACCCGATGGCGCTGGGCGTCATCCGCGCGGCGCGCGAGCGGGGCCTGCGGGTGCCGCAGGACGTGTCGGTGGTCGGCTTCGACGACTCCCCGCTGATCGCGTTCACGGACCCGCCGCTGACGACGGTCCGCCAGCCGGTGCGCGCCATGGCGACGGCGGCGGTGGGCGCCCTCCTGGAGGCGGTCTCGGGCACCCCGGTCCAGCGCACGGAGTACGTGTTCCAGCCGGAGCTGGTGGTCAGGGGCTCCACGGCGCAGGCACCGTAG
- a CDS encoding glycoside hydrolase family 13 protein — protein MTQHLADALPTSTGTLPGWWRDAVIYQVYPRSFADSNGDGMGDLEGIRSRLPYLKELGVDAVWLSPFYASPQADAGYDVADYRAIDPMFGTLHDADAVIREAHELGLRIIVDLVPNHCSDQHEWFKQALREGPGSRLRERFHFRPGKGENGELPPNDWESIFGGPAWTRIADGEWYLHLFAPEQPDFNWEHPAVRDEFRSILRFWLDLGADGFRVDVAHGLVKAPGLPDLGGKDQLKLLGNDVMPFFDQDGVHEIYRSWRRILDEYEGDRVLVAEAWTPTVERTARYVRPDEMQQAFNFQYLTSDWEATALREVIDGSLAAMRPVGAPTTWVLSNHDVTRHATRFANPAGLGTQLREPGDRELGLRRARAASLLMLALPGSAYVYQGEELGLPDVTDLPDEVRQDPSFFRAAGQDGFRDGCRVPIPWSGTQAPYGFGTGGSWLPQPDSWAELSVEAQTGDPSSTLELYRAALRLRRERDDLGAGESVDWQEAPAGVLVFRRGDFLCTANTTGTAVRFPVAGEALLSSGEAVADGVLPADTTVWWQVTSG, from the coding sequence ATGACCCAGCACCTCGCCGACGCACTTCCCACCTCCACCGGCACCCTGCCCGGCTGGTGGAGAGACGCGGTGATCTACCAGGTCTATCCGCGCAGCTTCGCCGACTCCAACGGGGACGGCATGGGGGACCTCGAAGGCATCCGCAGCCGCCTGCCCTACCTCAAGGAGCTGGGCGTCGACGCCGTCTGGCTCAGCCCCTTCTACGCCTCCCCGCAGGCGGACGCGGGCTACGACGTCGCCGACTACCGGGCCATCGACCCGATGTTCGGCACCCTGCACGACGCCGACGCCGTGATCCGCGAGGCCCACGAACTGGGCCTGCGCATCATCGTCGACCTCGTCCCGAACCACTGCTCCGACCAGCACGAATGGTTCAAGCAGGCACTGCGCGAAGGCCCCGGGTCCCGGCTGCGGGAGCGCTTCCACTTCCGTCCCGGCAAGGGTGAGAACGGCGAACTGCCGCCCAACGACTGGGAGTCGATCTTCGGCGGGCCCGCCTGGACCCGGATCGCGGACGGGGAGTGGTACCTGCACCTCTTCGCACCCGAGCAGCCCGACTTCAACTGGGAGCACCCGGCCGTCCGGGACGAGTTCCGCTCGATCCTGCGCTTCTGGCTCGACCTCGGCGCCGACGGTTTCCGCGTCGACGTGGCCCACGGCCTGGTCAAGGCGCCCGGCCTGCCCGACCTCGGTGGCAAGGACCAGCTCAAGCTGCTCGGCAACGACGTCATGCCCTTCTTCGACCAGGACGGCGTCCACGAGATATACCGCTCCTGGCGCCGGATCCTCGACGAGTACGAGGGCGACCGCGTCCTGGTCGCCGAGGCATGGACCCCGACCGTCGAACGCACGGCCCGCTACGTCCGCCCGGACGAGATGCAGCAGGCGTTCAACTTCCAGTACCTGACCAGCGACTGGGAGGCGACCGCGCTCCGCGAGGTCATCGACGGCTCGCTGGCCGCGATGCGCCCCGTCGGCGCCCCCACCACCTGGGTGCTGTCCAACCACGACGTCACCCGGCACGCCACCCGCTTCGCCAACCCCGCCGGCCTCGGCACCCAGCTGCGCGAGCCCGGCGACCGCGAGCTCGGTCTGCGGCGGGCCCGCGCGGCGAGCCTGCTGATGCTGGCGCTGCCCGGTTCGGCGTACGTCTACCAGGGCGAGGAGCTCGGCCTGCCCGACGTCACCGACCTGCCGGACGAGGTCCGCCAGGACCCGTCGTTCTTCCGCGCGGCGGGACAGGACGGCTTCCGCGACGGCTGCCGGGTCCCCATCCCGTGGTCGGGTACGCAGGCCCCGTACGGCTTCGGCACCGGCGGCAGCTGGCTCCCGCAGCCGGACTCCTGGGCGGAGCTGAGCGTGGAGGCGCAGACCGGCGACCCGTCCTCCACCCTGGAGCTGTACCGGGCCGCCCTGCGGCTGCGCCGCGAGCGCGACGACCTGGGCGCGGGCGAGTCGGTGGACTGGCAGGAGGCTCCCGCCGGCGTTCTGGTCTTCCGCCGCGGGGACTTCCTCTGCACCGCCAACACCACCGGCACGGCGGTACGGTTCCCCGTCGCCGGCGAGGCCCTGCTGTCCAGCGGCGAGGCGGTCGCGGACGGCGTGCTGCCGGCCGACACCACGGTGTGGTGGCAGGTGACGTCGGGGTGA
- a CDS encoding sugar ABC transporter permease, protein MTTRTRGARAPLASVGLHLTLLGASVIAVFPVLWILLTSLKPAEHAVTTDFIKEPSLGNYTYLLESSHFLSWFGNSVLVAGVTTVLGVFIAATTGYAVSRFKFPGMKPLMWTLLITQMFPMAILIVPLYNLMGDLGLLNQPVGLIITYLTIAVPFCAWMMKGFFDTIPVEIDESGRVDGLNPFGTFWRLILPLAKPGLAVTGFYAFITAWGEVAYASAFMVGEENLTLAGGLQTFVTQYTSNWGAMSAASVLIAIPAAIFFVFAQRHLVAGMTAGATKG, encoded by the coding sequence ATGACCACCCGCACTCGGGGCGCCCGCGCCCCGCTCGCCTCCGTCGGCCTGCACCTCACCCTGCTCGGCGCGTCCGTCATCGCCGTGTTCCCGGTGCTGTGGATCCTGCTGACCTCGCTCAAGCCCGCCGAGCACGCGGTCACCACGGACTTCATCAAGGAACCGTCCCTCGGCAACTACACGTACCTGCTGGAGTCGAGCCACTTCCTCAGCTGGTTCGGGAACTCCGTCCTGGTCGCCGGCGTCACCACCGTCCTCGGTGTGTTCATCGCCGCCACCACCGGATACGCGGTCAGCCGCTTCAAGTTCCCCGGCATGAAGCCGCTCATGTGGACCCTGCTCATCACGCAGATGTTCCCCATGGCGATCCTCATCGTGCCGCTCTACAACCTGATGGGCGACCTCGGCCTGCTCAACCAGCCGGTCGGCCTGATCATCACCTACCTCACCATCGCCGTGCCGTTCTGCGCCTGGATGATGAAGGGCTTCTTCGACACCATCCCGGTGGAGATCGACGAATCCGGCCGGGTCGACGGGCTCAACCCCTTCGGCACCTTCTGGCGGCTGATCCTGCCGCTGGCCAAGCCCGGCCTCGCCGTCACCGGCTTCTACGCCTTCATCACCGCCTGGGGCGAAGTCGCGTACGCCTCCGCCTTCATGGTCGGCGAGGAGAACCTCACCCTGGCCGGCGGACTGCAGACCTTCGTCACGCAGTACACCTCCAACTGGGGTGCGATGAGCGCCGCCTCAGTCCTCATCGCCATCCCCGCGGCGATCTTCTTCGTTTTCGCCCAGCGTCACCTCGTCGCCGGAATGACCGCAGGCGCCACCAAGGGCTGA
- a CDS encoding carbohydrate ABC transporter permease: protein MAAHTSQSVAKAAGDDVENDAAARGLSRRTDSKAPGGTKGGLGRALATHWYAWTMIAPVVLVLGVIIGWPLVRGIYLSLTDANERNVSRTIGARHIEATYEFVGLDNYAAVLSDPVFLQRLVWTVVWTVACVSITFTLGLVLANMLNRDFRGRAAYRMALILPWAVPGFVSVFAWRFLFNRDNGILNKILDGGGIAAIPWLDDPTWAKFSVVAVNVWLGVPFMMVALLGGLQSIPGELYEAAEMDGASAWQRFRHITLPGLRAVSMTVILLSTIWTFNMFPVIFLLTRGGPGDSTEILVTQAFREAFVASPRDFAGSATWGVLILALLMIFALVYRRSLRKQGEVW from the coding sequence ATGGCTGCTCACACCAGCCAGTCGGTGGCGAAGGCCGCGGGCGACGACGTCGAGAACGACGCCGCCGCCCGCGGCCTGAGCCGCAGGACTGACAGCAAGGCCCCCGGTGGGACCAAGGGGGGACTGGGGCGCGCCCTCGCCACCCACTGGTACGCCTGGACGATGATCGCCCCGGTGGTGCTCGTCCTCGGCGTGATCATCGGCTGGCCGCTGGTCCGCGGCATCTACCTGTCGCTGACCGACGCCAACGAGCGCAACGTCTCGCGCACCATCGGCGCCCGCCACATCGAGGCCACGTACGAGTTCGTCGGACTCGACAACTACGCGGCCGTGCTCAGCGACCCGGTGTTCCTGCAGCGGCTGGTGTGGACGGTGGTGTGGACCGTCGCGTGCGTGTCGATCACCTTCACGCTCGGCCTGGTCCTGGCCAACATGCTCAACCGGGACTTCCGGGGCCGCGCCGCATACCGGATGGCGCTGATCCTGCCCTGGGCCGTCCCCGGCTTCGTCTCGGTCTTCGCGTGGCGGTTCCTGTTCAACCGCGACAACGGCATCCTCAACAAGATCCTCGACGGCGGCGGCATCGCCGCGATCCCGTGGCTCGACGACCCGACCTGGGCCAAGTTCTCGGTCGTCGCCGTCAACGTCTGGCTCGGCGTCCCGTTCATGATGGTCGCCCTGCTCGGCGGACTGCAGTCCATCCCCGGTGAGCTCTACGAGGCCGCCGAGATGGACGGCGCGAGCGCCTGGCAGCGCTTCCGGCACATCACGCTGCCCGGGCTGCGCGCGGTGAGCATGACGGTGATCCTGCTCTCCACCATCTGGACCTTCAACATGTTCCCGGTGATCTTCCTGCTCACCCGCGGCGGACCCGGTGACTCCACCGAGATCCTGGTGACGCAGGCCTTCCGCGAGGCGTTCGTCGCGAGCCCGCGCGACTTCGCCGGCTCCGCGACCTGGGGCGTACTGATCCTCGCCCTGCTCATGATCTTCGCGCTGGTCTACCGGCGCTCGCTGCGCAAGCAGGGAGAGGTGTGGTGA
- a CDS encoding extracellular solute-binding protein — MRRGIAATALVATLALAATACGGDTKDDGGTNAGGELSGTVTWWDTSNDAEKASFQKIAEAFTAKHPKVTVKYVNVPYGDAQNKVKNAFSSGSDAPDVIRADVGWVADFASLGYLDEVPAETAKKVDAEFLPQAAASGKYEGKTYAVPQVIDTLGLFYNKKMLADAGVQPPKTLEELKSTAAAIKAKSGKAGLYLRGDDSYWFLPLIYGEGGDLVDAKNKTVTVDNAAGVKAFKTARDLVTSGAAVTNATDGYTNMQTAFKSGEAAMMINGPWAVADTYAGDQFKDKANLGVAAVPAGSVKAGAPQGGHDLGVYAGSKNRAAAHAFVEYMTSQEVQVQSAKDLSLLPTRTAAYEQPDVKGSEMVQFFKPAVDKAVERAWIPENGSLFEPLKVEYTKAITGASSPEDAAKTAGVEFRKILKGWK; from the coding sequence ATGCGGCGTGGCATAGCGGCCACCGCGCTGGTCGCGACCCTGGCGCTCGCGGCGACGGCTTGCGGCGGTGACACCAAGGACGACGGCGGGACCAACGCCGGCGGCGAGCTTTCCGGCACGGTCACGTGGTGGGACACCTCGAACGACGCCGAGAAGGCCAGCTTCCAGAAGATCGCCGAGGCGTTCACCGCGAAGCACCCGAAGGTGACCGTCAAGTACGTCAACGTTCCGTACGGCGATGCGCAGAACAAGGTCAAGAACGCCTTCAGCAGCGGCTCCGACGCGCCTGACGTGATCCGCGCCGATGTCGGCTGGGTCGCGGACTTCGCCTCGCTGGGCTACCTCGACGAGGTCCCGGCCGAGACGGCGAAGAAGGTCGACGCCGAGTTCCTGCCGCAGGCCGCGGCCAGCGGCAAGTACGAGGGCAAGACCTACGCCGTGCCGCAGGTCATCGACACCCTCGGCCTCTTCTACAACAAGAAGATGCTCGCTGACGCCGGCGTCCAGCCCCCCAAGACGCTGGAGGAGCTGAAGAGCACCGCCGCCGCGATCAAGGCGAAGTCCGGCAAGGCCGGCCTCTACCTGCGCGGCGACGACTCCTACTGGTTCCTCCCCCTGATCTACGGCGAGGGCGGCGACCTGGTCGACGCGAAGAACAAGACGGTCACCGTCGACAACGCGGCGGGCGTCAAGGCCTTCAAGACCGCTCGTGACCTGGTCACCTCCGGCGCGGCGGTCACCAACGCCACGGACGGCTACACCAACATGCAGACGGCCTTCAAGTCCGGCGAGGCCGCCATGATGATCAACGGTCCGTGGGCCGTCGCCGACACCTACGCCGGTGACCAGTTCAAGGACAAGGCCAACCTCGGCGTCGCCGCCGTCCCGGCCGGCTCCGTCAAGGCCGGCGCCCCGCAGGGCGGCCACGACCTCGGCGTCTACGCCGGTTCCAAGAACCGCGCCGCCGCGCACGCCTTCGTCGAGTACATGACCTCGCAGGAGGTCCAGGTGCAGTCCGCCAAGGACCTGAGCCTGCTGCCGACCCGTACCGCCGCCTACGAGCAGCCGGACGTCAAGGGCAGCGAGATGGTCCAGTTCTTCAAGCCGGCCGTGGACAAGGCCGTCGAGCGCGCCTGGATCCCGGAGAACGGCTCCCTCTTCGAGCCGCTGAAGGTCGAATACACCAAGGCGATCACCGGGGCGTCGAGCCCGGAGGACGCGGCCAAGACGGCCGGCGTCGAGTTCCGCAAGATCCTCAAGGGCTGGAAGTAA